The Natranaerobius trueperi genome window below encodes:
- a CDS encoding DUF4179 domain-containing protein translates to MKIKRKLQKFKEDYYNSIDIPEEIDDYLMKGVEKGMHEKARKNHKIKKIGISVAASVMLLFTVSINTMPTFANAMHDIPVAGQLVRVLHFSEEPQEGGKITDGSDVEFISLVEKDDKEHIVINFSQDLKEEEFASHYEIDHSEYPHTLDFKISGVREFSAEDEFEKMKDGNMIKDIYRQMTLDDSMVRFSITMDKPFSYQVTEYKEPGQLVVTLEEKQESKEDAIYSIRSESYPHGEKIGIVEEQIFSLDNRRMLKDEDGEFLIEVDQFNSKEKAEEKKNSLTEEYPVVSDFVIEKRGTSDIPKNY, encoded by the coding sequence GTGAAGATTAAACGTAAGCTTCAAAAGTTTAAAGAAGATTATTACAACAGTATTGACATCCCTGAAGAAATTGATGATTATTTAATGAAAGGAGTTGAGAAAGGAATGCATGAAAAAGCTAGAAAAAATCATAAAATTAAAAAGATAGGTATAAGTGTTGCCGCTTCAGTTATGTTGCTTTTTACAGTTAGTATTAATACAATGCCTACTTTTGCAAATGCTATGCATGATATCCCAGTAGCAGGCCAGTTAGTGAGGGTGCTACATTTTAGTGAAGAACCTCAGGAAGGTGGTAAAATTACTGATGGAAGTGACGTAGAGTTTATTTCATTGGTCGAAAAGGACGATAAAGAGCATATAGTAATAAACTTTTCTCAAGACTTAAAAGAAGAGGAGTTTGCAAGTCACTATGAAATTGATCATAGTGAATACCCACACACTTTAGATTTTAAAATTTCAGGTGTTAGAGAATTTTCTGCTGAGGATGAGTTTGAAAAGATGAAAGATGGAAACATGATAAAGGATATATATAGACAAATGACGCTTGACGATTCTATGGTAAGATTTTCAATAACTATGGATAAACCTTTCTCATATCAAGTGACAGAATATAAAGAACCAGGACAGTTAGTAGTCACTTTAGAAGAAAAACAAGAAAGTAAAGAAGACGCTATATATTCAATCAGAAGTGAGTCATATCCTCATGGTGAAAAGATTGGAATAGTCGAAGAACAGATATTTTCACTTGACAATAGAAGGATGCTGAAAGATGAAGATGGAGAATTTTTAATAGAAGTAGACCAGTTTAATAGTAAAGAAAAAGCAGAAGAAAAAAAGAATAGCTTAACAGAAGAATACCCAGTAGTTTCTGATTTTGTGATAGAAAAAAGAGGAACCAGTGATATTCCTAAAAACTATTAA
- a CDS encoding sigma-70 family RNA polymerase sigma factor has protein sequence MTIELQVQKAVKGDEDSFVNLIQSRKEKIYRIAFSYVKNKEDALDVVQEATYKAYISIDKLKQPEYFDTWLVKITINTAVNYIRSNKKYVFMEENKEVRDSQYNKDELVEMIDLNNALDDLEQKYKEIIILKSFEGFKFKEISEILGYPLNTVKTKFYRGLKKIKDNLEGGYNCED, from the coding sequence TTGACAATAGAACTACAAGTTCAAAAAGCAGTGAAAGGAGATGAAGATAGTTTTGTAAACCTAATACAATCGAGAAAAGAAAAAATTTATCGCATAGCATTTTCATATGTAAAAAATAAAGAAGACGCTCTAGATGTAGTTCAAGAAGCAACATATAAAGCGTACATTTCAATAGATAAACTAAAACAACCAGAGTACTTTGACACTTGGCTCGTCAAAATAACTATCAATACTGCAGTGAATTATATTAGATCAAATAAGAAGTACGTTTTTATGGAAGAGAACAAAGAGGTTAGAGATAGTCAATATAATAAAGATGAGCTAGTTGAGATGATAGACTTAAATAATGCTTTAGATGATTTAGAGCAAAAATACAAAGAAATTATAATATTAAAGAGCTTTGAAGGTTTTAAGTTCAAGGAAATATCAGAAATATTAGGCTATCCATTAAATACTGTTAAAACAAAATTTTATAGAGGTTTAAAGAAAATTAAAGATAATCTGGAAGGAGGTTATAATTGTGAAGATTAA
- a CDS encoding PAS domain S-box protein, whose product MVCYADDITEQRKAEKDFINLVENSPDMVVRHDISSRHIYANTAVERELGISKDFFLGKT is encoded by the coding sequence GTGGTATGTTATGCAGATGATATTACAGAACAGAGAAAGGCTGAGAAAGATTTTATCAATTTGGTTGAGAATTCCCCAGACATGGTGGTACGTCACGATATTTCTTCAAGACATATTTATGCAAATACGGCTGTAGAAAGGGAATTAGGCATATCAAAAGATTTTTTTCTCGGTAAGACCTAA
- a CDS encoding diguanylate cyclase domain-containing protein, which translates to MNISISKNTSYDVQTILNSIKSNICLLDEEGNIEYVNTLWLSFAKDNNAEIEKVSKGYNYLEVCDNAKGSDKDTAKQVAAGIRSVINGEKEEFEIEYPCHSPSIERWYLARVAPYSDLKNTTKRKVVISHDNITERKKAERDFINLVENSPDMVVRHDTTSKLIYANSVIEKELGISKDFLIGKTYDEAYQKLKGEIDINDHLYQQFKKKTNLIKQSAQTKEGQEVYYELMGKHLHSRIVPEVDENGKVNTILVITRDVTKQKQDEKKLHQTKNLLEGLFESIQDGISVLNFDLSIRYTNKTIKTWYESDLPLEGKKCYQAYHKREVPCDPCPSIKCLQTGKVEVEEINVQTDIGEMWIELYSYPLFEEGYDEPTGVVEFVRDITDKKQTEERVRYLSFHDTLTGLYNRTYFEEEFKRIDVDRQYPISIIIADIDGLKLVNDEHGHDAGDTLIIEAANLLKSVCRREDIIARWGGDEFVILLPKTDSKTVEDIAGRIISEQMKTNNTQISLSVGVATKENNKQTKEQVFKKADKNMYKHKQNRKKRKPD; encoded by the coding sequence GTGAACATCAGTATATCAAAAAATACTTCTTACGATGTTCAAACCATTTTGAATTCAATAAAAAGTAATATATGTCTATTAGATGAAGAAGGGAATATAGAATATGTGAATACTTTATGGTTATCTTTTGCTAAGGACAATAATGCAGAAATCGAAAAAGTTAGTAAAGGTTATAATTATCTTGAGGTTTGTGATAATGCAAAAGGTAGTGATAAAGATACAGCAAAACAAGTTGCTGCAGGGATACGTTCTGTTATAAATGGGGAAAAAGAAGAATTTGAAATAGAGTATCCCTGCCATTCTCCTTCAATAGAGCGCTGGTATTTAGCTAGGGTAGCACCTTATAGTGATTTAAAGAATACTACTAAAAGAAAAGTTGTAATTTCCCATGATAATATTACCGAGCGAAAAAAGGCAGAAAGGGATTTTATCAACCTGGTTGAGAACTCTCCAGATATGGTGGTACGGCATGATACTACCTCAAAACTTATTTATGCAAATTCTGTCATAGAAAAGGAATTAGGTATATCAAAAGACTTTCTGATTGGCAAAACTTATGATGAAGCTTATCAGAAATTAAAAGGTGAAATAGATATAAATGATCATTTATACCAGCAATTCAAGAAAAAGACGAATTTGATAAAACAATCAGCTCAAACTAAAGAAGGGCAAGAGGTTTATTATGAATTAATGGGAAAACATTTACACAGTAGAATAGTGCCTGAAGTAGATGAAAATGGAAAAGTTAACACTATACTTGTGATCACACGTGATGTAACTAAACAAAAACAAGACGAAAAAAAATTACATCAAACCAAAAATCTCTTAGAAGGTTTATTTGAGAGTATTCAGGACGGAATCAGTGTACTTAATTTTGACTTATCTATTCGTTATACCAATAAAACTATTAAAACTTGGTATGAAAGTGACTTACCTTTAGAAGGTAAAAAATGTTATCAAGCTTATCATAAACGAGAGGTACCTTGTGATCCTTGTCCTTCTATAAAATGTTTACAGACTGGCAAGGTGGAGGTAGAGGAGATAAATGTTCAAACAGATATAGGGGAAATGTGGATTGAACTTTACAGCTATCCATTATTTGAAGAAGGTTATGATGAGCCCACAGGAGTAGTAGAATTTGTTAGAGATATTACAGATAAAAAACAAACTGAAGAGCGAGTGCGATACTTGAGCTTTCATGATACTTTGACAGGTTTGTATAATCGTACTTACTTTGAAGAGGAATTTAAAAGGATAGATGTGGACAGGCAGTACCCTATTAGTATTATTATTGCTGATATAGATGGTTTGAAATTAGTAAATGATGAGCATGGTCATGATGCAGGAGATACTTTAATAATTGAAGCGGCAAATTTACTTAAAAGTGTATGTAGGAGAGAAGATATTATCGCACGCTGGGGCGGGGATGAATTTGTTATATTACTTCCTAAAACTGACTCTAAAACAGTAGAAGACATTGCTGGCAGAATAATAAGTGAACAAATGAAAACTAATAATACTCAAATCAGTTTATCTGTAGGAGTAGCTACGAAAGAAAATAATAAGCAAACTAAAGAACAAGTGTTTAAAAAAGCTGATAAAAATATGTATAAACACAAACAAAACAGAAAAAAGAGAAAGCCAGATTAA